In a single window of the Cucumis melo cultivar AY chromosome 11, USDA_Cmelo_AY_1.0, whole genome shotgun sequence genome:
- the LOC103497986 gene encoding putative phospholipid:diacylglycerol acyltransferase 2 yields the protein MASVLRLRKLYFVNPVKSSSMGLQSIEAHKSEDKRNVIVAYVKKLMQKKQDKDDKQKRNKNTNRGQSREWKCLDNCCWIIGYICTFWWLMFFLYHYLPLSVPGFPAIDSPGAVLKREGISGRHPVVLVPGIVTGGLELWDGKPCAEGLFRKRLWGGSFTETLKRPLCWLEHLSLDNETGLDPPGIRVRPVEGLVAADYFAQGYFVWAVLIENLAKIGYDGKNLHMAAYDWRIAFQNTEVRDRALSRLKSKIEVMYATNGENKVVVVPHSMGVLYFLHFMKWVEAPPPMGGGGGLGWCAKHIKSIMNIGSTFLGTPKAVSKILSAEDRHVALLRAMTPGFLKSEILGFQTLEHLLRVSRTWDSTASLLPKGGETIWGDLDWSPEDVQNCDLKKVDAHSFRNENDSDDSERKKCFQEQEPVHYGRIISFSKEAATRPSSELSTLNLEELKNSGGSNDSSFSCSDVWTEYDEMSRDSIRKVSENKAYTVKTVFDLLRVVAPKMMQRMDSHFSHGIAEDLDDPKYAHHKYWSNPLETKLPDAPNMEIYCLYGVGIPTERSYIYDSSYDKCKSIPFRIDLSIEGKGSGCLRSGMYFVDGDDSVPIVSSGFMCAKGWRNKTRFNPSGSPTYVREYRHKAPASLLEGRGVESSAHVDIMGNVNLIEDILRVAAGEEIGGDKIYSDILTLSERINLKL from the exons ATGGCCTCTGTTCTTCGTCTCCGCAAATTGTACTTTGTCAACCCTGTTAAGAGTTCTTCTATGGGGCTTCAATCCATTGAAGCACATAAATCAGAGGATAAACGTAATGTCATTGTCGCATATGTGAAGAAATTGATGCAAAAGAAGCAAGACAAGGACGATAAGcagaaaagaaacaagaacaccAACAGGGGCCAATCAAGAGAATGGAAGTGCTTAGATAACTGCTGTTGGATTATTGGATACATTTGTACATTTTGGTGGTTGATGTTTTTCCTCTACCATTATTTGCCTCTTTCAGTCCCTGGCTTTCCGGCCATTGATTCTCCGGGAGCTGTACTAAAGCGAGAAGGCATATCAGGTCGTCACCCAGTCGTTTTAGTGCCCGGGATTGTCACCGGCGGGCTAGAGCTCTGGGATGGCAAGCCCTGCGCCGAGGGCCTGTTCCGAAAGCGCCTGTGGGGTGGGAGTTTCACTGAAACATTGAAAAG ACCACTATGCTGGTTGGAGCATCTTTCTCTGGACAATGAAACAGGACTTGACCCACCAGGCATTCGAGTCCGGCCAGTCGAAGGCCTTGTGGCCGCTGATTATTTTGCCCAAGGCTACTTCGTTTGGGCTGTTCTCATTGAAAATTTGGCTAAAATTGGTTATGACGGAAAGAACTTACACATGGCTGCATATGATTGGAGGATCGCGTTCCAAAATACAGAG GTTAGAGACAGAGCCCTGAGCAGATTGAAGAGTAAAATAGAGGTAATGTATGCAACAAATGGAGAGAATAAAGTGGTGGTGGTGCCTCATTCGATGGGGGTTCTGTACTTCCTGCATTTCATGAAGTGGGTGGAAGCGCCGCCGCCGatgggcggcggcggcggccTTGGATGGTGTGCCAAGCATATTAAATCAATCATGAATATTGGTTCTACATTTTTGGGAACTCCAAAGGCAGTCAGTAAAATTCTTTCCGCTGAAGACAGACATGTTGCACTGCTCAG AGCTATGACCCCTGGTTTTCTTAAATCTGAAATTCTTGGCTTTCAAACCTTAGAACATTTGTTGCGGGTTTCCCGAACCTGGGACTCGACCGCCTCCTTGTTGCCAAAAGGCGGTGAAACCATCTGGGGTGACTTAGATTGGTCTCCTGAAGATGTTCAGAATTGTGATTTGAAGAAAGTAGATGCACATTCTTTTAGAAACGAAAATGATTCTGATGAcagtgaaagaaaaaaatgctTTCAAGAACAGGAGCCAGTGCACTATGGTAGAATAATCTCTTTTAGCAAAGAAGCAGCAACACGACCTTCATCAGAGCTCTCTACACTAAACTTAGAG GAACTTAAGAATTCAGGTGGCTCCAATGATTCGAGCTTCTCTTGTAGCGACGTATGGACTGAATATGATGAGATGAGTAGGGATAGTATTCGAAAAGTCTCTGAGAATAAAGCTTACACAGTCAAAACTGTTTTTGATCTACTCCGTGTCGTGGCTCCAAAAATGATGCAGAGGATGGATAGTCACTTCTCTCATGGGATTGCTGAAGATCTTGATGATCCTAAATATGCTCATCACAAGTACTGGTCAAATCCACTTGAGACAAA ACTCCCAGATGCCCCAAATATGGAGATATATTGCTTATACGGAGTAGGAATCCCTACAGAAAGATCATATATCTATGACTCATCTTATGATAAGTGCAAGAGCATTCCATTCAGGATTGATCTCTCAATCGAGGGAAAAGGGAGTGGCTGTCTGAGAAGCGGGATGTATTTTGTCGATGGTGACGACTCTGTACCGATAGTGAGCTCAGGTTTCATGTGTGCAAAAGGGTGGAGAAACAAAACACGATTCAACCCATCGGGCAGTCCTACATACGTAAGAGAGTACAGGCACAAGGCTCCTGCTAGTCTGCTAGAAGGAAGAGGAGTAGAAAGTAGTGCTCACGTTGATATAATGGGAAATGTTAATCTAATTGAAGACATCTTGAGGGTTGCGGCTGGAGAAGAGATTGGTGGTGATAAGATTTACTCAGATATATTAACGTTATCAGAGAGAATAAATCTTAAGCTGTGA
- the LOC103497987 gene encoding GDSL esterase/lipase At5g22810: MDTTCLSIFFLLLAPVIPLANGQPLVPALFTFGDSVLDVGINNHLKTLIKANFLPYGRDFTTHKPTGRFCNGKLASDFTAEYLGFTSYPQAYLGGGGKDFLVGASFASAASGYLDTTAELYNALSFTQQLEYYKEYQNKVAEVAGKPNASSIISGAIYLVSAGSNDFLQNYYINPLLYKKYTVSQFSDIIITSYIIFIQNLYALGARRIGVTTLPPLGCLPAAITVFGSDSNECVEKLNNDAVAFNSKLNATSQSLRTKLSGLNLVVLDSYKPLYDLITKPAEHGFSEARKACCGTGLLETSFLCNTESVGTCANASEYVFWDGFHPSEAANKFLASSLLASGISLIS, from the exons ATGGATACTACTTGTTTatccattttctttcttctccttgCTCCTGTGATCCCTCTGGCAAATGGTCAGCCCCTGGTTCCTGCCTTGTTCACATTCGGGGACTCTGTCCTCGATGTCGGGATCAATAATCATCTTAAAACCCTCATTAAAGCAAACTTCCTTCCTTATGGAAGAGATTTTACAACTCACAAGCCTACGGGAAGATTCTGCAATGGGAAACTTGCCTCAGATTTCACTG CTGAGTACCTAGGATTTACATCTTACCCACAAGCTTACCTCGGTGGAGGAGGAAAGGACTTCCTGGTTGGAGCAAGCTTTGCCTCAGCTGCTTCTGGATACCTAGACACAACTGCAGAATTATAT AATGCACTTTCCTTTACTCAGCAGCTGGAATACTACAAGGAGTATCAGAACAAAGTAGCTGAGGTTGCTGGAAAACCCAATGCTTCATCTATTATATCTGGTGCGATTTACCTTGTCAGTGCTGGGAGCAATGACTTTCTGCAAAACTATTACATCAATCCTCTACTTTACAAGAAATATACTGTTAGTCAGTTTAGCGACATAATCATCACCTCCTACATAATTTTCATTCAG AATCTATATGCATTGGGAGCACGGAGAATTGGAGTAACAACATTGCCACCGCTTGGATGTCTCCCAGCAGCCATAACAGTTTTTGGATCTGATAGCAACGAGTGCGTGGAAAAGCTAAACAATGATGCAGTTGCGTTCAATAGCAAGCTCAATGCCACATCTCAGAGCTTACGAACCAAGCTTTCTGGCCTCAATCTGGTTGTCTTGGACTCTTACAAACCTCTCTATGACCTTATCACAAAGCCCGCTGAACATG GTTTCTCTGAGGCAAGGAAGGCCTGCTGTGGCACCGGCTTGCTTGAAACATCATTCCTATGCAATACAGAATCGGTAGGGACATGTGCTAATGCATCTGAATACGTGTTCTGGGATGGATTCCACCCTTCGGAAGCTGCAAACAAGTTCTTGGCTAGTAGTCTGCTAGCCAGTGGCATCTCTCTCATCTCATAA